GACAAATATATTACTAACAAGATTAAGAAATTCTCCAGCGCATGTTACATTTACAGCTCTTATAATTGTCATGCTGCTTACTATTATTTTAAAAGCCCATTATGGCGGTGGTACACCATTAAGAGGTGGACTTCCGAGTGGGCATAGTGCTATTGCTTTTTGCCTTGCAACAGCATCAACTTTTATATCTAAAAACATTCTTGTATCTACTATAACTTTTATTATGGCACTTATGGTTGCGCAGAGCAGAGTAGAAGGACATATACACTCAACATTTCAAGTTGCAATTGGTGCAGTAATTGGCATATTAATAACAGTATTGTTTTTTCAAATTGTAAAATAAAAAATGAAACAATATTTTGAGGTGATAAAATGGTGTATAAATCAGGATTTGCTGCTTTGATTGGAAGAACGAATGTTGGCAAATCAACATTATTAAATGTCTTAATACAAGAGAAAATTGCAATTACGTCGGACAAGCCCCAGACAACTAGAAATACTATTCAAGGTATTTTAACAGGTGATGACTATCAAGTTATTTTTATTGATACACCTGGAATACATAAACCAAAGCACAAATTAAGTGAATTCATGATAGAATCGGTAAAAAAGACATTAACTGAAGTAGATTTAATAATATATATGGCAGAGCCTGATGCTGAGGTAGGCCCAGGTGACAAATATATTATTGAGAATTTAAAGACAATAACTACACCGATAATACTTGTAATAAATAAAATTGATATAGCCCCATATGAAGTTATTGATAAAACGATAAATGAATTTAAGGCGCAGTATAATTTTAAAGATATAATACCTATATCTGCATTAAAAAATAAGAATATTGATCTATTAAAGCATACGATTATATCTTATCTTCCTGATGGTCCTAAGTATTTTCCGGATGATTATATAACAGATAGACCCGAGAAATTTATTGTTGCTGAGATTATTAGAGAAAAGATACTCAATTACCTTGAAGATGAAGTACCACATGGTGTGTATGTGGAAGTAAATACAATGATTGAAAGAGAAAACAAAGATATTCTAAATATTGAGGCATTTATTTACTGTGAAAAAGAATCGCATAAAGCAATAATTATAGGGAAAAACGGTCAAATGCTAAGAAGAATTGGTAGTAGTGCAAGAAACGAATTAGAGAGTCTTTTTGGTCAAAAAATATATTTAGATTTATGGGTCAAAGTGAAAAAGGGATGGAGAGATAATTTAAGTGTATTAAGAAATTTTGGATATGTGATTGACAAAAGCAGTTAATTAATGTTAAATTATAAGTAAGGAAGGTGAAATTCCAATGGAAATTGCTAAAATGATTGATCATACATTACTAAAGCCTGATGCAAAAGATGTTGATATAAAAAAATTATGTGAAGAAGCAAAAGAGTATAATTTTGCCTCAGTTTGTATAAATCCTTGCTATGTGAAATACGCCAATGATATTCTTGAAAATAGCAGTGTAAAGGTGTGCACAGTAATTGGCTTTCCACTTGGAGCTAATACAATTAAGTCAAAAGTATTTGAAGCAAAAGATGCAATTTTAAATGGGGCACAAGAAATAGATATGGTTTTAAATGTTGGTAAACTGAAAAGCGGTGATTATGATTATATAAAAAATGAAATTGAAACAGTAACACATGAAGCAAAATCAATGAAAAATATTATTGTAAAAGTAATACTTGAAACCTGTTATTTAAATGATGATGAGAAAATTAAAGCATGTGAGATAACAGTTAAAGCCGGTGCAGATTTTGTAAAGACTTCAACAGGCTTTGGAAGCGGCGGTGCAACTATACACGATGTACAACTTATGAGAAAAGCGGTTGGAGATGATTTCGGTGTAAAAGCTTCTGGAGGGGTTAGGACAGCTGAAGTCGCAAGGGAAATGATTAAGGCAGGTGCAAATAGGATAGGAACAAGTTCTGGTATACAAATTGTAAAGGGATGGTAACAATATGATTCTAC
This portion of the Thermoanaerobacterium sp. RBIITD genome encodes:
- the era gene encoding GTPase Era; this translates as MVYKSGFAALIGRTNVGKSTLLNVLIQEKIAITSDKPQTTRNTIQGILTGDDYQVIFIDTPGIHKPKHKLSEFMIESVKKTLTEVDLIIYMAEPDAEVGPGDKYIIENLKTITTPIILVINKIDIAPYEVIDKTINEFKAQYNFKDIIPISALKNKNIDLLKHTIISYLPDGPKYFPDDYITDRPEKFIVAEIIREKILNYLEDEVPHGVYVEVNTMIERENKDILNIEAFIYCEKESHKAIIIGKNGQMLRRIGSSARNELESLFGQKIYLDLWVKVKKGWRDNLSVLRNFGYVIDKSS
- the deoC gene encoding deoxyribose-phosphate aldolase yields the protein MEIAKMIDHTLLKPDAKDVDIKKLCEEAKEYNFASVCINPCYVKYANDILENSSVKVCTVIGFPLGANTIKSKVFEAKDAILNGAQEIDMVLNVGKLKSGDYDYIKNEIETVTHEAKSMKNIIVKVILETCYLNDDEKIKACEITVKAGADFVKTSTGFGSGGATIHDVQLMRKAVGDDFGVKASGGVRTAEVAREMIKAGANRIGTSSGIQIVKGW